GCCCCCGCTGCGCATCGGCATGGTCGGCTACGCCTTCATGGGCGCCGCCCACTCCCAGGGCTGGCGCACCGCGGGCCGCGTCTTCGACCTGCCCCGGCGCCCGGTCCTGGCCGCGATCTGCGGACGGGACGCGGACGCAGTGCGCGCGGCGGCCGGCCGGCACGGCTGGGCCGCCGCCGAGACCGACTGGCGGGCGCTGATCGCCCGGGACGACGTCGACCTCGTCGACATCTGCACCCCCGGCGACAGCCACGCCGAGATCGCGCTCGCCGCGCTCGCCGCCGGCAAGCACGTCCTGTGCGAGAAGCCCCTGGCGAACACCGTCGAGGAGGCGGAGGCGATGGCGCGGGCGGCCGACGCCGCCTACGAGCGCGGCCGGCTGGCGATGGTCGGCTTCAACTACCGCCGGGTGCCCGCCACCGCGCTGGCCCGCAGCATGGTCGCCGAGGGCCGCCTCGGCACCCTGCGGCACGTGCGGGTGTCGTACCTCCAGGACTGGCTGGTCGACCCGGCGTTCCCGCTGACCTGGCGGCTGCGCAAGGAACTGGCCGGCTCCGGCTCGCTCGGCGACCTGGGCGCGCACATCGTCGACCTCGCCCAGTACGTGGCGGGCGAGCCGCTGGCCGGGGTCTCGGCGCTCAC
Above is a genomic segment from Streptomyces glaucescens containing:
- a CDS encoding Gfo/Idh/MocA family protein, with protein sequence MEEPEQSPAPERIAAPQAAAAAPEPGTDKPPLRIGMVGYAFMGAAHSQGWRTAGRVFDLPRRPVLAAICGRDADAVRAAAGRHGWAAAETDWRALIARDDVDLVDICTPGDSHAEIALAALAAGKHVLCEKPLANTVEEAEAMARAADAAYERGRLAMVGFNYRRVPATALARSMVAEGRLGTLRHVRVSYLQDWLVDPAFPLTWRLRKELAGSGSLGDLGAHIVDLAQYVAGEPLAGVSALTETFVRRRPLPGGPTSGLAAVSADGTGTVTVDDAALFTGRFASGALASFEATRYATGRKNALRLELNGERGSLAFDLERLNELWYHDATEPGAHAGFRRILVTEPDHPYLDAWWPPGHGLGYEHTFVHQARDLVHAVAEGRRPEPSFADGLQVQRVLAAVEESAEKNSVYTPIAA